The Microbacterium sp. SORGH_AS_0428 genome contains the following window.
ATCAGCCCGTTGATGCCAACCGCTGACGGTTTCGGTCATTTGGGTATACACAGCGCATCCGGAACGTCAGCCGTCCAGATGCGGCGCGAGCGCGTCGAGCACGGGGCGCTGAGCAGCCACCAGCAACTCGCGCGCGTCGTCGACCCGCACCCATTCGGCGCGGTCCACCTCGGGGAACGACTCCGTACGCCCCGAATGGGGCGGCCACTCGAGCGAGAACTCGCCGAACCGCATCCCGACGAGGGCGAAACCGTCGGCGTCGAGCGCGAACACCCGGAGGCGCTTGCCCGACGAGTAGCGGAACTCGCCGAGCTCCACCCGCTCCCCGGCGGGCGGCGTGAGCCCCAGCTCCTCCTGGAACTCGCGCTCAGCGGCGGTGAGCGGATCTTCGGATGCGGGGTCGTACTCCCCCTTGGGGATCGACCACGCCCCCGCCTGCTTGCGCTGCCAGAAGGGCCCGCCCATGTGCGCGATCAGCACCTCGGCGGTGTCGGGCCGGAAGAGGAGGAGCCCCGCGCTGTACGCGGTCATCGCCGCATCCCGTCGCTTCTTCGCCGCACCCGTCCACGCTAGCCGGGTCTGAGACGCCGAGGGTCGCCGGGGCGCTATCGCCGCCGCTCGAAGGCGGCGCGAAGGCTCCGCAGCAGCAGGAGCAGCCCGCCGAGTCCGACCACCGCACCGAGGAACGGGAACAGCGGCACCTGAGCGGTGAGATGCGGCCCCGCATCCGAGACACCCAGCAGGACCGCCGAGATCACGAGGGCGATGCCAACCAGCGTGGTCGTGAAGCGCGAGAACAGCTGCTCCACGAACCCGCGACCGGTCGCGTCGTCGAAGCTGCGCAGGCGCACCGAGAAGGTGCCGTCCTCGAGCTGCTGACTGAGGGTGGAGAGCGTTCGCGGCAGTCGCCGCAGCTGCTCGCCCACGATCGCCGCCTGCGTCTGTGCCGTGAGCGCGAACCCCTTCGGCGAGGTCAGTGCGCGCGTGAAGGCGGGCGCCTGCGACAGCGCCCGGCCGACCATGTCGTAGTCGTGGCGCAGGCGCCGCAGTGAGCCCTCGAGCGAGGCCAGAGTTCGAAAGACCAGCAGGAGCGAGGGCGGCAGGGCGAGACGATGATGGCGCATGACGTCCACGAGGGCCGCGAAGACGTTCTGGTCGACACCCGCGTTGTGCATGCGGGTGAGGATCACGCCGATGTCGTGCTGCAGCGCGACCTGGTCGAAGGTGTCGGTGTCGGGCGGGGTCACGAGCATGAGCACGATGTCGGTCGCGGCGACGTCGTCCTCGTTCGCGATCGCCACCAGCAGCGGCAGCAGCAGGCGGCGCATGCTCTTCTCGAGCACGCCGACCGAACCGAAGTCGATGAGGGTGACGGTGCCGTCGGCCGCGAGCATGAGATTGCCCGGGTGCAGATCGGCGTGGAAGACGCCCCGAACGGCGATCTGCTCGAAGACGGCGTCGACGACCGCGTCGGCGATCCTCGTCGCCGCATCCGGGTCGAGTGTCGACGCGTCGACGTGGCCGAACGGAATGCCCTCGGCGCGCTCCTGAACGAGCATCTGCGCGGTCGTGTACTGAGCGAAGACCTTCGGCACGGCGAGCGGTGTGAGCTTCGAGCGGGCCGCCGCACCCCGCAGCATCTCGGTGTTGGCCGCCTCGATGCGGTAGTCCAGCTCCTCCCGCAGCGATCTGGCGAACTCCGCGGCCAGCGCCGTCACCCCGTAGTCACGCGCCCACGTGGTGTGGCGCTCCGCGTCCGCGGCCAGCCGTTCGACGATGTCGAGATCGGTCGCGACCTGGGCGCGTGCACTCGGCCGCTGGATCTTGATCACGACCTCGTCGCCGTCCTGCAGCGTCGCGGCGTGCACCTGCGCGACGGATGCGGCCGCCAGCGGCGTCTCGTCGACGCGCGCGAAGACCTCCTCGAGGGGCCTGCCGAGCTGCGTCTCGATCGCGTGACGCGCCTCGCTCCACGGAATCGGCACGGTCTCCATCTGCAGCGTCGACAGGGCGGTCGTGAACTCCGGCGGCAGCACGTCGTCGCGGGCCGAGAGCACCTGGCCGATCTTGATGAAGGTGACGCCGGCGTCGTTCAGCGCGGCCACGATCGCGGCGGGCAGCTCCTCGCGATCGGGGCGGTGCCGCCCGCGGTAGACGCCGAGCCCGTGCCGGGAGGCGATGGAGATGATCTCGGCGTAGCGGCGGGCGCGATCACGGCGTCGGAACAGCTCGCGCACGACGACGACCGGGTTGCGCATCGGTCGGGTCGGCCACAGGAACTCCAGTGCGACGATCGCGATCACGTCGATCGCGAAGAGCCATCCGATCGTGAGCAGGAGGAACAGCGCACCGATCGCGTCGTCGACGGCGAGCACGTCGCCGTCGACGACACCGGCCTGCTGCAGCGCCCACAGCGCGAGGGGCGAGCCCGCCACCACGACGAGCGCTCCGGTGACGAACGGACGGATCCACCCGATCGGCATCCCCAGGAGCCGGCGCGCGACCCACGCCGCGACGCTCGCGAACACGAGGACGAAAAGAACCACCCACACGATCTGCGGCATCGCACCCTCCCCTGTGCCATGACGCTATCGCGTCGGGAGCGAGACCGGGGGGGGCTATCCGTGGCGGATCAGTCGACCGGGGTCGCCGCGGCGACCGCCTGGTCCTCCTCGGTCGCCACGAGCTGCCCGCACGCTCCGTCGATCTCCTTGCCGCGGGTGTCACGGAGCGTCGTCGGGATGCCGGCATCGTTCAGGCGCCGCACGAACTCGTTCTGGACGGGACGCTCGGACGAGGTCCACACCGAACCGGGCGTCGGGTTCAGCGGGATCGGGTTCACGTGCACCCAGCCACGGCCGCGCGCGTTGAGCTTCTCGGCCAGCAGATCCGCGCGCCACGCGTGGTCGTTCATGTCCTTGATCAGCGCGTACTCGATCGACACGCGCCGGCCCGTCTTCTCGAAGTAGCCGCGCGCGGCGTCGAGCACCTCGTCGACCTTCCACCGCGAGTTCACCGGGATGAGCTCGTCGCGCAGCTGGTCGTCGGGCGCGTGCAGCGACAGGGCGAAGGTCACCGGGATGTCCTCGTCCGCGAGCTTGCGGATGGCGGGGGCGAGACCGACGGTGGAGACCGTGATGCCGCGTGCGCTCATGCCCAGCCCGTGCTTCTTGTCGGTCATCACGCGCACCGCGTGCATGACGCGGGCATAGTTCGCCAGCGGCTCGCCCATGCCCATGAACACGATGTTGGTGACGCGCTCGTCCGGGTGCTCAGCGGGCCCGAGGCCCCCGTCGCGGATCAACCGGTTGGCACGGACGATCTGCTCGACGATCTCCGCGGCGCTCATGTTGCGGGTCAGACCCGCTTGACCGGTCGCACAGAAGGGGCAGTTCATGCCGCATCCGGCCTGCGACGAGACGCACAGCGTGATGCGGCCGGGATAGCGCATGAGCACGGATTCGACGAGGGCACCGTCGTGCAGCTTCCAGAGGAACTTGATCGTGTCGCCGCGGTCGGTCTCGAGCCGGCGCACCTCGGTCAGCAACGGCGGCAGAAGGCCCGCAACGAGCTCCTCGCGACCGGACGCGGGAAGGTCCGTCATGAGCGAGGGGTCGCTCGTGTAATGCGTGAAGTAGTGCTTCTCCAGCTGCGCAGCGCGAAACTTCGGGAACCCGAGCTCGACGAGCTTCTCGGCGCGCTGCTCGTGGGTGAGGTCGGCCAGGTGCACGGGAGGCTTGCCGCGCTTGGGGCTGGCGAACTGCAGGAGCGGACGGCCGCTCTCGTCCTTCTGCTGCGACCAGCCTTCGGTGCGGGGGCGCACCTGGCGCACGGCGGATGCGGCGTCGCGTGCCGCGGCCTGGCGGATGGGGGGCTGGTCGGTCATGCCCTCCAGGCTACCGGCGCACGGCTGCCAGGGCCCTGTGCGAGGGCGTCGGGGATCGCCCGCCCCGTTAGGATGCACGCATGCCCTCACCCGAAGGGCGCGACGGCGCGCGCGAGAATCACGTCGTCGCGCACAAGGTCCTCAACAACAACGTCGTCATCTCGATCGACGAGCACGGCCGCGAGCGCGTGCTGATGGGTCGCGGCCTCGGCTTCCAGCTGAAGCCCGACGACCGGCTGGATCCCGCGAAAGTCGAGAAGACGTTCGTGCTCGACTCCGGCGCCGAGGGCGATCGGGAACGGCAGCTGCTCACGGACGTGCCCTACCCCGTGATCGAAGCGGTGACCGGCGCGGTCGATCTGGCCGAACGCGAGCTCGGCCACCACCTCGGTCGCCGGCTGGTCATCCCGGTCATCGACCACATCCAGTACGTACTGGAACGGCTCGATCAGGGCGTGCGCATCCCCGCGACCCACATGCCCGAGCTGCGCGTGCTGCATCCGCACGAGTTCCGCGCCGCCGAGCACATGGCCGCCCACATCGCCACCGCGCTCGACCGGGAGCTGCCGCCCGAGGAGGCCGTCTTCCTCACGATGCATCTGCTCAACGCCACACGCGACGAGCCCAACGGCACCGCGGCCCTCCTGTTCCGACGCGTGCAGCACGTGGCGACCACCGTCGAGACGGGGCTCGGGGTGACACTCGACGTCGAGAGCCCCGACTATGCGCGGTTCATCCTCCACGTGCAGTTCCTGCTGCAGCGCCTGGTCTCCAAGACCATGCTGCGATCGAGCGACACCTCGTTCTTCGAGTTCGCCAAGCACAGCTATCCGCGCTCGTACGCGATCGCCGAACAGGTGAAGGCCTATGTGCGCGCGGCGACGGGATCGGACCTGACCGACGAGGAGCTGCTGTACCTCATCGTGCACGTCGAGCGACTGGCCTCGCAGGTCGGCGCCAAGGCCGCGCCGGACGATGGTGGCGGCGGCATCGAAGAGGTGCTACGGTAACTCGCGCAGGGCGGAGAAGCCCTGCGACGCGACGGATTGTTACTGCGGCAGCAGGCAAAACCTGAACTCACATCGTCTTGACCGACGGTGAACGAGTTCAGGTTTTTTTGTTGCCCGGATACAGCCCGACCCGGCGCGTCACCCACGCGAGTGCCGCGCTGATGCGGCGGAAAGAGGGAGTCCGAGATGGACTACTCGAAGACAGCAGCAGGCGTCCTGAAGGGCGTCGGCGGCGAGGAGAACATCACCTCGCTGGTCCATTGCGCCACCCGACTGCGCTTCGTCCTCAAGGACGAGGGCAAGGCGGATGCGGCCTCGATCAAGGCCGTTCCCGGCGTCGTCACCGTCGCCCAGGCCGGCGGCCAGTACCAGGTCGTCATCGGCAACGAGGTACCCGAGGTGTACGCGGAGATCGGCAAGATCTCCAAGTTCGGCGGCTCGGGCGCAGCGTCCTCCCCGGCACAGGATGCCCCGAAGGGCAACCTGTTCAACCGCTTCATCGCGATGATCTCCGCGATCTTCACCCCCGCGCTCTGGGCCCTCGCCGGCACCGGACTGCTGAAGGCCTTCCTCGCGGCGGCCGTCACGTTCGGCTGGATCGACACGACCACCTCGACCTACGTCGTGCTGAACGCGCTGTCCGACGCGTTCATCAACTTCCTGCCGCTCGCCCTCGCGATCACGGCCGCGCGCTACTTCAAGGCGTCCGAGTTCACCTCCCTCGCCATCGCCGGGGCGCTCCTGTACCCGAGCATCACGGCGCTCGTCGGAGCCCCGGATCTCACCTTCTTCGGCATCCCGTTCACGATGGTCAACTACGTCTCGAGCGTCATCCCGATCATCATCGTCGTCTGGCTGCAGAGCCACGCCGAGCGCTTCCTCTACGCGAAGCTCCCGGCCGCGGTCCGCCGGTTCGTCACGCCCATGATCGTGGTGCTCATCGCGGTGCCGCTCGTCTTCGTCGTCATCGGCCCGATCTCCGCGATCATCAGCGGCTGGGTCGGCTCGGGAATCGGCTGGGTCTTCGAGACCGTGCCGTGGCTGGGCGGTGCCGTCATGGGCGGCCTGTGGCAGGTGTTCGTGATCTTCGGTCTGCACTGGGGTCTGGTTCCGCTGTTCCAGCTGGAGCTGCAGAACAACGGCCAGCTGTTCCTCGTGGCCCCCGTCTTCGCAGCCGTCCTCGCGCAGGCAGCGGCCGTGGCCGGTGTGTGGCTGCGCGCCCGCAACAAGAACCTGAAGTCGCTCGCCGCCCCGGCGACGCTCTCGGGCTTCCTCGCCGGCATCACCGAGCCCGCGATCTACGGCGTGAACCTGCCCCTCAAGCGCCCGTTCGCCTTCGGCATCGTCGGCGGTGCGATCGGTGGCGCGATCATCTCGCTCGGCGGCGTGTTCTCGACCGCGTTCGTGGTGCCGTCGGGCTTGGCGATCCCCGCCCTGCTCGGCAACGGCAACATGGTCTTCCTTGCCCTCGGCCTCGGCGCCGCCATCATCGTGCCCTTCCTGCTCACGGTGATCGTGGGCTTCAAGGAGCCGGCCGAGGATGCCGTCACCCCCGCCGAAAGCACCGACCTCGAGGTGTTCAGCCCGGTCGACGGCACCGTGGTGCCGCTGTCGGAGACCCCGGATGCGGCCTTCGCCGACGGTTCGCTGGGCCAGGGCGTCGCCATCATCCCCCGCAGCGGCGCGCTCTACGCGCCGTTCGACGCGACCGTCGCCGCCGCCTTCCCGACCGGTCACGCGATCGGCCTTCGTCACGCCGACGGCGCGGAGGTGCTGATCCACATCGGTATCGACACCGTCAAGCTCGCGGGTGAGCACTTCTCGCTCAAGGTCACCGGCGGACAGCAGGTGAGCAAGGGCGACCTGCTCGTCGAGTTCGACCTCGAGGCGATCGCCGCGGCCGGCTACGACCTGACGACCCCCGTCATCGTGACCAACTCCGACCTGTACCCGACCGTCGGCTCGCCCGCATCCGGTCCGATCGCGCACGGCGAACCCCTGTTCTTCGCCGTCGCCGTCGAGCAGGCCGTCGCGGCCAAGTGACACCTCGTGCGGGCGGGGGCCGAGGCTCCCGCCCGCACGCCGCATCCGAGATACGAAACGGAAGAGAACCATGAGCACCACCACCCCGTTCCCCGAGGGCTTCCTGTGGGGCGGCGCCACCGCCGCCAACCAGGTCGAGGGCGCCTACGACCAGGGCGGCAAGGGTCTGTCGGTCCAGGACGTCATGCCCCGCGGCATCGTCGCCCCGCGCACGGCTGAGCCCACAACCGACAACCTCAAGCTCGAGGCCATCGACTTCTACCACCGCTACGCGGAGGACATCGCCCTGTTCGCGAAGATGGGATTCGGCGTCTACCGCTTCTCGATCGCGTGGAGCCGCATCTTCCCGAAGGGCGACGAGGCCGAGCCCAACGAAGAGGGCCTCGCGTTCTACGACCGCGTGCTCGATGAGCTGGAGAAGCACGGCATCGAGCCGCTCGTGACGATCTCGCACTACGAGACGCCCCTGCATCTGGCCGAGACCTACGACGGCTGGACCGACCGTCGACTCATCGGGTTCTACGAGAACTACGCCCGCACGCTGTTCGAACGCTACGGGTCGCGCGTGAAGTACTGGCTGACCTTCAACGAGATCAACTCGCTGCTGCACGCACCGTTCATGTCCGGCGGCATCAACACCCCGAAGGAGCAGCTGAGCGACGGGCAGCTCTACCAGGCGATGCACCACGAGCTGGTCGCTTCGGCCCGCGCCACGCGCATCGCCCGGGAGGTCGCGCCGAACGCACAGATCGGCTGCATGGTGCTCTCGATGCCCGTGTACCCGCTGACCCCGTCGCCGGCCGACGCGCTCGCCGTCATGGACTTCGATCACTCCAACCTCGTCTACGGCGACGTGCACACCCGGGGCGCGTACCCCGGTTACTTCCTGCGGACGCTCCGCGAGAAGGGCATCGAGCTGGAGATCACCGACCAGGACCGCGAGGACCTGACCAACACGGTCGACTTCGTCTCGTTCAGCTACTACATGTCGGTCGCCGCGACCGCCGACCCCGCCAAGAAGGTCGCCGGCGAGGGCAACATCATGGGCGGCGTGCCCAACCCCACGCTCGAGGCGAGCGAGTGGGGCTGGCAGATCGACCCGGTGGGCCTGCGCCTCGTGCTCAACCAGTTCTGGGACCGCTGGCAGAAGCCGCTGTTCATCGTCGAGAACGGACTGGGCGCCAAGGACGAGCTGGTCGAGGTCGACGGCGTCAAGACCGTCGTCGACGACTACCGCATCGCCTACCTCAACGACCACCTCGTGCAGGTCGGCGAAGCCATCACCGACGGCGTGGACGTGCTCGGGTACACGTCGTGGGGCTGCATCGACATCGTCAGCGCCTCCACCGCCCAGCTCAGCAAGCGGTACGGGTTCATCTACGTCGACCGCAACGACGACGGCAGCGGCACGCTCGAGCGCTTCGAGAAGAAGTCGTTCGGCTGGTACGCCGACGTCATCCGCACGAACGGCGCCAGCCTCACCCGCTGACGCCACCCGCCGCGTGTGCCCACGACCGTTCCTCGCGGAACGTCTCGTGGGCACACGCCTGTGCCGTCCTGCCCGACTCACCCCGACACGCCTCCCAGGCGGAAGCGGGGAGAATGGATCATCGTGACCCCTCCCCGCATCGCATTCCTCGACGTCGACGGCACGATCCTCGATCACGGCACCACGATCGCCCCGTCCACGGTGACCGCGATCCGCACCGCCCGCGCGCGCGGCACCCTCGTGTACCTCAGCACCGGACGCTCGGCCGGCGACATCCATCCCGCCGTGCGGGAGATCGGCTTCGACGGAGCGATCACCAACGGCGGCGCGTACGCGGTCGCCGGCGGCGACGAGATCGTCGCCGATCCGATGCCGGCGGATGCGGTCGACCGGCTCGAGCGGTTCTTCCACTCCCACGACATCCACTACTTCCTTCAGACCGAAGAGGCCGTGTACGCGTCGGCCGAGGTGCAGGCGGCGGTCGGCGCGATGCTCTCGTCCCTCCGCGCCCAGCGCGCCGGCGACGGGCCGCAGACGGCGCCGCAGGGTGCACCGCGCTTCCGGGATCTGGCCACGATCGATCGCGCCCGCGTGGCCAAGGCGGTCTTTCTCAGCGACTCCACGGATGCGGTCTCGCGCGCGCAGTCCGAACTGGGCGACCGTTTCCACGTGGTGCCGGGCAGCATCCCGCTCCCGGGCGGGACCAACGGCGAGATCGGCATGCAGGGCGTCACCAAGGGCTCCGCGATCACCGCGGTGCTCGACCACCTCGGCATCGACGCCGCCGAAGCGATCGGAATCGGCGACAGCTGGAACGACGTCGAGATGTTCCAGGTGTGCGGCACCGGGATCGCGATGGGTAATGCCGCGCAGGAGCTGAAGGACCTCGCCGACGAGGTCACGACCGCGGTGCTCGACGACGGCATCCACAACGCCTTCGTCCGCCACGGCCTCATCTGACCCCGCTCTCCCCCGCCCGAGTTGCGTCGCAGTTGCGCACCCGCGCCACTTTTGCGCACCTGCGACTGTCATTGACTGGCGCATCTGCGCAGAACTGTGGCGGCACGTGCGCGCGGCGATCGGATGCGGCGAGCCACCGCATCCGGTTCCGACCCGCACCCTGCCCCGGCCGAACCGACGGGCCGGGATGACGGATGCGGCACGCGTTGCGAGGATGGGAGACATGCGACGCGCACGGATCCACATCCTGGGAGCGAGCGGCAGCGGCACCACGACGCTCGGCGCCGCCCTCGCCTCCGCGTGGAGTGTGCCCCACGCGGATGCCGATGACTACTTCTGGCTACCGACCGACCCACCTTTCACCGTGAAGCGCGCGGATGCGGATCGGGTGGCGCTCATGCGGGCGATCTTCGCGCCCCGTCCGGCGTGGGTGCTCTCCGGATCGATGATGGGCTGGGGTGACAGCATCGCCGCGGAGTGCGACGCCGTCGTCTTCGTCACGCTGGATCCGACGGAACGGATGCGGCGGCTCGAGGCACGGGAGCGGCGCCGGCGAGAGGGCGGCCCCCTCCACGATGCGGCGTGGGTCGCGTTCCGGGACTGGGCGCAGAGCTACGACGATCCGGCGTTCGACGGACGGAGCCGGACCACCCACGAAGCGTGGCTCGCCACACTCGGCAAACCGGTCCTCCGGCTCGACGGCATCCACCCGACGGCGGACCTGCTCGATGCCGTCCTCCGTTGGGAGCCGGCGTAGCCCGCATCCGCGCCGCCTCCCCCCGCGCGAGACTGCATGTTCCGCACGAGATCATGGGTAAATCCCGTGATGTCGTGCTCGAAATGCAGTCTCGCGGGTGGAGGGCGGCGAGGGAGCGCCCGCGCTATGAGCGCGCGGCGGCGGCGGGCGGGCCGGATGCGGGAGGTGCGGGCGCGGTGACGATCGCCGCGCGCTCGTGCCAGGTCTTCGCGGTCACCCGGTCGAGGGAGACCTGCCGGCGCAGGGCGTCGGCCTTCTCGTAGATCGACGGGTCACCGAAGCTCGTCAGCACCTTCACGAGCACCGGCAGCAGCTCGATCATGAAGAACAGCGCAGCGATCAGCCAGTGCGCCCAGGCCAGTGTGGGCTCCCGCTCGGACAGTCGTTCGAGCGCACTGATCTGGCTGAGCAGCCCGACCGCCTGTGCGTTTCCGCCCGCGATGGATGCGGCGCGATCGTTGTAGGCGGCGAGCGCGGCGTCGTACTGCGCCTGCGCCGCGGGCAGCTGGTCTTCCGCCTGCTTCTTGTTCTGGTCGGCGGATGCGGCGGCCGCATCCGTCCCGGCCGCGTTGGCCGAGGTCAGGGCGGCCTGCGCCTGACTCAGCTGCGTCGCGAGGGCGTCGTACGCGGACTGCGCCTGCGTCAACTGCGCCTGGGCGGCGTCCGAGCTCGTGCCCGATCCCTGTACGCCGGTGCAGCCGGGGACGGTGCCCGCTCCCTCGCCGGTCAGCTCGCACTGGTACAGCGCGCGGGCCTGATCGATCACGCCCTGCTGCGCGGCGAGCTGCTGGGTGAGCTGGTCCACGCTCGCCTGCGCCGCCACCGACTCTGCAGAGGTAGAGGAGGTTCCCGCGACGATGCCGGTCGCCGCCTGGTTCTGGAGGGCTGCGAGCGAGGCGGATGCGGCATCCAGCGCCTGCTTCTCAGGTCCGTTGGTGACCGCATCCTGGTCGGACTGCGCCTGCACGACGTTGGTCGAGTTGACCTCTCGCGCGATGTCGTTGTGGAAGACCTGCAGCACGAGCGGCTCGGCGACCACGATGCCGATGAGTGCGGCCATGATGACGCGCGGGAACGCGAGACCGAGCAGTCGCCACACGTTGCGGGTGGAGCGCATCGTGGAGGTGAGGAAACGGTCGAGGTTGAAGATGATGAGCGCCCAGATGATCGCAAGCGGCACGGCGGCCCAGACGGCGATCTGCACGCCCGTGACGAGCGCGAACCCCATCGACAGAGCGGAGACGAGCGCCGTGCCGACCAGCACGAAGAACATCTGCACGAAACGCGGCGTCTCGCTCGGAACGTCGTCGAGAACCTCGCCCTCGGCACCTCCGAGCACGGCGAGCGTGCGGGCGAGCGGCGGCCGGGGGCGGCGGCGCGGGCTCCGGCGCTCGCGCGCCACGGGGGGCGCCGGGTCGGGAACGGAGGCCTCGGGCTGCGGCTCCTGCTCGGGCTCCTCGATCGGATCGATGACCTCGGTCGGACCGGTCGCGATGTCGTCGGAGGGACGGACGTCGCTCAGGTACAACGCCTCCTCTTCGGGCTGCGACTCGAGGTCGATGCGGCCGTCGGAGCCGAAACGGCCGGGTCGATGCGCGGAGAATGACACTGCGCAAGGGTAGGGGCCCCTGCCTGAGTACCAGGTGCGAGCGGCTGCTCCGTGCGCTCAGTCGAGGAAGATGTCGGGGAACATCGCCGAGTCCGGCGTGCCCGGCACCGCGGCGTACCCGGAGAGGTCGGTCACGCCCGCATCGGCGAGCACGTCCTCGACGATGAGCGTCTGGCCCGTGTACTCGCGCGCGGGCCGTGTGATCACCTCGTACGCCGCATCCGCGTAGATCTCGGGGGTACGACTGACGGCCATCATCCGCTCGCCGCCCAGGGAGAACTGCACGGCGGCGGTCGCGATCGTCGTCCGCGGCCACAGGGTGTTCGCGGCGATGCCCGCCTCCGCGAACTCGGCTGCCATGCCGAGGGTCGCCATGGTCATCCCGTACTTGGCGAGCGTGTAGCCGGTGTGCGCGCCGAGCCACCTGGGCGACAGGTTCAGCGGCGGCGACAGCGACAGGATGTGCGGGTTCGCCGCATCCTTCAGCATCGGCACCGCTGCGCGGGAGAGCAGGAAAGCGCCGCGCACGTTGACGTCCTGCATGAGGTCGTACTTCTTCGTCGCGAGCTCGAGAGACCCCGAGAGGTCGATGACCGAGGCGTTGTTGACGACGATGTCGATGCCGCCGAACTCACCGTGTGCGGTGAGCACAGCCTGCGTGATGTCGTCCTCGTTGCGCACGTCGCCCACGAGGGGCAGCGCGTGCCCGCCGGCCTCCTCG
Protein-coding sequences here:
- a CDS encoding DUF4407 domain-containing protein: MSFSAHRPGRFGSDGRIDLESQPEEEALYLSDVRPSDDIATGPTEVIDPIEEPEQEPQPEASVPDPAPPVARERRSPRRRPRPPLARTLAVLGGAEGEVLDDVPSETPRFVQMFFVLVGTALVSALSMGFALVTGVQIAVWAAVPLAIIWALIIFNLDRFLTSTMRSTRNVWRLLGLAFPRVIMAALIGIVVAEPLVLQVFHNDIAREVNSTNVVQAQSDQDAVTNGPEKQALDAASASLAALQNQAATGIVAGTSSTSAESVAAQASVDQLTQQLAAQQGVIDQARALYQCELTGEGAGTVPGCTGVQGSGTSSDAAQAQLTQAQSAYDALATQLSQAQAALTSANAAGTDAAAASADQNKKQAEDQLPAAQAQYDAALAAYNDRAASIAGGNAQAVGLLSQISALERLSEREPTLAWAHWLIAALFFMIELLPVLVKVLTSFGDPSIYEKADALRRQVSLDRVTAKTWHERAAIVTAPAPPASGPPAAAARS
- a CDS encoding NAD(P)-dependent oxidoreductase: MTEQKPLAGKTILMSGGSRGIGLAIALRAARDGANIALLAKTDTPHPKLEGTVHTAAAAIEEAGGHALPLVGDVRNEDDITQAVLTAHGEFGGIDIVVNNASVIDLSGSLELATKKYDLMQDVNVRGAFLLSRAAVPMLKDAANPHILSLSPPLNLSPRWLGAHTGYTLAKYGMTMATLGMAAEFAEAGIAANTLWPRTTIATAAVQFSLGGERMMAVSRTPEIYADAAYEVITRPAREYTGQTLIVEDVLADAGVTDLSGYAAVPGTPDSAMFPDIFLD